A region of the Vibrio chagasii genome:
AATTACGCCAGCTTGAATAGAAACGTAATCTTGATTCGATAAAGCATCCAATAACCAGCGGCCAATTCCCGGCCAGTTAAAGATAGATTCCGTAATGATCGCAAGCGTTAACATACTTGAAAGTTGAACACCGACCTTAGGAATAATCGGTGGAATCGCATTGCGCAATACATGCTGAGTAACGATCTCTCTTGTTGATAGACCTTTAATACGCGCCGCGCGAATGTAGTTTTGCGTCATTACTTCAGCCACTGATGCTCGCATGAGACGAATAACTTGAGTCGTTGGTGCTAATGCTAAAACAAGACACGGCAGCGCCATGTGCTCGATGACACTTTGCAAAGCGTGTGCGCGGTAGCGACCTTCAGCAAAAAAGGCATCGATGATCGCAAAGCCAGTCACATGTTCAATCTCATAAAGTAGATCGTATCGCCCGCCAACAGGGAACATCTCAAAATGCAGTGAGAAGACCATGATCATCAATAGTGCGACCCAGAATATAGGTGCAGAGTAACCTGCCATCGAGGTAAACGAGATAGTGGTGTCGACAAATTTACCTTGTCTCATGCCCGCGATAGTCCCAAAAGGGATACCAATTAAGAGCGCTAATACAAAGGCAAAGAAACACAGCTCTAATGTCGCTGGGAAAACGACCACAAGCTCATCAATGATTGGTGTACCGTGCTTGCTTAAGCCAAAGTTTAGTGTTGATAGCTCTGTGATATAGCTTATCCAACCGGGCCAGAAATCTTGAATCGCCCACGGTGAGGTTTGATCGAGTCGCAGCAACGAAAAGCCGACCATCGTCAGGATCGCAAGCGTGATAACGAACAGATTAATGCGTCTTAATGTATACCAAAACATCAGTGCACCTCTCTTCTGACTTGATCAAAAGGTTGGGCATTGAACGGGCTCTGTTTGAAGCCAGTTAAAGAACGATCATGTACGCGGAACTGCACTCCGTGAGCCAGAGGAATCACGGGTACTTCCTCGTTGAGAATGTTTTGGGCTTGGCGATACAAGTTTACACGGTGCCTTTGTTGGTTGATCTCTAAGGCTAAGTCCAGAAGGAAATCAAAGTCTGAATTACACCACATCGATACGTTGAGACCTGCGCGCTCAGAGCTGCATGAGAGCAGAGGGCGCAAGAAGTTATCAGGGTCACCAGTATTACCGATCCAGCCTGTTAACAGGAGATCTGTTGAGGCGATCGAAGACAGTTGTGTACGGTCGAATCGATCGTCAGTGTAAAGTTTCAATTCGATGCCGATGTCCGCTAAATTAGCTTGGATAAGTTCCGCAGTTTTACGCGGACTTGGGTTGTAAGCTCTTGGCTCTAGCGGCACCCACATTGAAAGCTCTAATCCCGGCTCTACGCCAGCTTCTTTGAGAAGGGCTATCGCATAGTTTCGGTCATAACGCACTTGAACATTGTCTTTCTGATGAGCCCAAGATGTCGGAGGCAGCAGTGTATAAGCCTTGGTACCTGTACCGTAGTACACCGAATCAAGAATATTCTGGCGGTTGATAGCCAAGTTCAGCGCTTTACGTACGCGAGAGTCGCGTAGGGCTGGGTGCTCTGTATTAAGGGCGATGAAAGAGACATTCACCGCTGGTGTCGCGGATATCTGCAGCTCTTTATGTGCTTGAATGATTGGGATCTGGCTAGAAATTGGCGAGTTCAACACATCACATTCATTGCGCAGCAACTTAGCGAGGGTGCCGGTTCCGCGTTGTGAGGTATCGAAAACCACTTGGTCCATTTGCACATCACCTTTCCAGTAATGCTTGTTCTTTTTAAGACGCACCAAGTCATTGATTTGATATTCATCCAGATAGAATGGACCAGTACCAACCGGCTTCGAGTCGATTTCATTCTTCTCATCAGCAGCCACGAGTTGGTTCGCGTATTCCTTAGAGTGAATCACCGCGTAACTGGTCGCGATGTTATTTAGAAAAGAATTATCTGGGCGACTCAATTGGAATTTAACCGTTAAGTCGTCCACTGCCGTGATATCGACAATCAAATTCTTGAAGTCGATGCCCGCAAACCATGGGTATAGACCACCGCCCACATAGTGGAAGGGGTTGGAACTATCAATGATACGTTCGAAACTAAAAACCACATCTTGCGCGTTCATAGAACGGGTTGGCGTAAACCAGCCTGTGGTCTGGAACGCGACGTTAGGGCGCAGTTTGAAAGTGTATTCAGTACCTGATTTATCGACAGACCAGTTTGTTGCTAGATTCTGCTGTGGTCGATAAGTCATAGGATCGAGTGTGAGCAGCGTGTCGAAGATTTGCGGGCTCAGCGATTCTGCTGTAATTCCACTATCAACCAATTGAGGGTTGAAGGTACTAGGATTACCTTGGCCGCAATAAATGAAGCCTTTTTCACGAATTTGATCGTGATTCACACTCTCACCACATCCGGCTAAAAAGCTCAGCGTGCAGATGCTCAGTGATAGTCTTATTAGTGCTTTCATAAAAAGAAATACTTTTCGAAACGAGGCGTTAGAGGTGCCTCAAGATCCGGATAATTTAACATTTTATTTATTCGGCTCCAAATAATAATCCTATGAGTGTGGCTATTTCTCACTGCCTTGTCCGACAATCGCGTACTTCCTCACCATTCCCCTTAATTGGTTGTAGGTGAGTCCGAGTAATTCGGCGGCGTGTTTTTGGTTGTACTTGCTCTGTTTTAACGCTTGATTGAGCAGCTTGATGTCTTGCTGCTCTTGCCACGCTTTGTAATCAAGGGGCAAAGAAAACGAACCTTCAGAAGAAGTATGGCTGTTGGATGACTCATTGCCAATGTCTTGAGTCGATTCTTGATTCTTATCCCATGCTGTTTTAAACGGGTTAAATACCAAAGATTCAATAGGGTATGGGTTCTTACCATGTTGATAGATGGCACGCTCAATGACGTTTTTGAGTTCTCTTACATTCCCTGGCCAAGAGTATTCCAGTAAGGATTCTATGGCCGATGGCGCAAAGCCAACAAACAACTCGAGTTCTAATTCACGGCACATCTTAATGGCGTAGTATTCAGCCAGTAATGTGATGTCCTCTTTGCGTTCACGAAGCGGAGGGATAGTAATGACATCAAAGGCGAGCCTATCTAATAAATCGGCTCTAAATTCGCCTTTAGATGCCATCTCTGGCAGGTCAGCATTAGTTGCACACACCAGCCTTACATTTGCGCTTAGCGCTTTTTGCCCGCCGACACGTTCGTACTGTCCGTATTCAATAACACGCAATAGCTTTTCTTGCACTGCAAGGGGAGTTGTTGCCAGTTCATCAAGAAATAGTGTGCCGCCTTCCGCTCTCTCAAATCGGCCATGGTGACGACCTTTTGAGCCGGTAAAGGAGCCTGACTCATGACCAAACAGCTCTGAATCAATCAAGCCTTCACTTAGTGTTGAACAGTTTAGCGAGATCAAAGGCTGGTCCCAACGCTTTGAGAGGTAATGCAGCCTTTGTGCAATCAGCTCTTTACCTGTACCACGCTCTCCAATGATCAGAATAGGCCTCTCTATTGGAGCCAGTTGAGAAACTTTGTCCAAAACAGAAAGAAAGCTAGGTGATTCACCAATAAGATTCTGCTGCATACCGGGTCCTTGTGTTAGCTGAGCGCTGGTGGAGGTCATTTAGACTGTAGTGGTGAAAAATACCAATACTTGGTTAAATTCATCATAGCATGGTTCAGGTTAATCGCCATTACATTGTAAGTGACTGATAATTAATGCCTTAAAAGTTGGCACATAACTTGGATTACTTATGGTAGTTTTAGCAACAAACGTAAATTAGCGAGCAAGTGGTGATGAGTCGCACAACGATTTAAATCGCATTTGCCATTATTGAAATTAAGGAGTTCCTCATGGGTATTTTTTCTCGCTTTGCAGATATCGTAAATTCAAACATCAGCGCATTATTAGACAAGGCTGAAGATCCTGAAAAAATGATTCGCCTGATCATCCAAGAAATGGAAGATACATTGGTAGAGGTTCGCACTAACTCAGCAAAAGCTATCGCGGACAAGAAAGAACTCGCTCGTAAAGTTGAAGCTATCGAAACTCAGATTCTTGATTGGCAGAATAAAGCGACACTGGCACTGACCAAGCAACGTGAAGATCTAGCGAGAGCGGCGCTGATCGAAAAGCAAAAGCTGGAAGACATCATCAAGAGCCTTCACACAGAGCAAACGTTAGTGCATGAAACGATTGAGAAACTAACGAATGAGATTGGTAAGCTTGAAACCAAGATCGCAGAAACACGTGCCAAGCAACAAGCACTGATGATCCGCAACAACGCAGCAAGCAACCGTCGTGATGTACAAAAACACCTGCACTCAAGCAAAACCAGTGAAGCAATGGCGAAGTTTGAGCAATTCTCGCGTAAAGTGGATGAATTAGAAGCTGAAGCGGATGTTTACGCGAAGACAGGCAATGCAAAATCGTTAGACCAAGAATTTGCAGAACTACAAGCTCAAGATGAAATTGAAAAAGAGCTAGCGAAACTGAAGCAACAAGTTGAAAACCGCGATAAATAATTCAGGAGTTGTCTATGTCCACATTTCTAATTGCAGGTCCACTGATTGTCTTTTTGATCTTCGTGGCACCGCTATGGTTATTCCTACATTACCGCAGCAAGAAGAAATCCAGTAATGGGCTATCGGAAACGGATCTTCAACGCCTGCACAAGCTTTCAGCACAGGCAGAATCGATGCAAGATCGTGTAACAACGCTAGAAAAAATACTGGATGCGGAGTCACCTAACTGGAGACGAAACTATGAGTAGAGATCTGTATCGCGATCCAATTAACGGTAAGTTGTCTGGCGTGTGTGCAGGGTTGGCGAACTATTTCGGCCTTGAAGTCTGGTTGGTTCGCATCATGGTTATCTCTGCTGCACTGCTCGGTGGTAGTTTTTTGGTGTTATTGGCGTATATTGCTTTGACATTTATGCTTGAAAAACAACCACCTCAGTATGTCGATCAAATGAAGGCTAAACAAGAGCATACGCTCAAGCAAAAGCCTTGGGAAAAAGGGCAAACTGCAGAGTCACTATTGAACACTTTAGAGGGTGATTTCCAGAAGTTAGAGACCAGTGTCCGCAACATGGAAGCTTATGTCACATCCGATACGTTTAAAGTGAACCGCGAATTTAAGAATATGTAGCGGCAAAACCTAAAAAATATAAGATGACGGTTTAGGAAAATTTATTCCAAGCCGTTATTTTTTTTAATAATTGTCTCTAAATAAATCTTACGCCGACTGGTAAGATACATGCGATTAATCTATGTTATAAAAATATTTATAGATATGGATGATCACCAATGTATAGAGCCTCCCTTGTCCTATTGACAGCCTTAGCTGGGTTGTCTGGGTGTGGTAAGGAGCTTCCTCCCGTACCTGAACCTGAATCTAGACCCGCCAAACTCTTCACTGTCTCCGTCGGTAACAATGCTTTTGAGCGTAATTTCCCTGCTACAACTGAAGCCGGTGATAGAGCGGTACTCGCATTCCGTGTTCCCGGATTATTACAGAGCATCGACGTGACCGCAGGTCAGCATGTGTCGAAAGGCGATAAACTCGCCATGCTAAACCCTGATGAATATCAACTGCTAGAGAAGCAAGCAAAAGCGAACTTTCAGCTTGCCGATGTTCAGTACCAACGTGCGATCAAACTGCGTAAAGACCGCGTAGTGTCAGAGCAAGATTTCGACCAAGCGAAAGCGAACCATAACTCAGCTCGCGCGATGCTTAATCAAGCGAATGCGAATCTTCGCTACACCACTTTAGTTGCCCCTTATGATGGCACCATTTCCATTATTCCAGCTGAAAATCATGAGTATATTGCCGCTAAAGAAGGCGTCATGAATATTCAAACCAATCAGATTCTTAAAGTCGTTTTCTTATTGCCCGACCAACTTATTACGCGCTTTTCTTCTGGGTTTGAAACCGATGCGACCATGGTATTTGATGCGTTTCCTGAAAACTCCTACGTACTGACGTTCCAAGAGGTTGATACGGAAGCTGACCCTAAAACGGGTTCATATAAAGTCACCATGGTGATGGAAAGACCAACCGATATCGGCATCTTGCCAGGCATGTCTGGTACCGTGAATCTTGTGTCGGCTCAAGCCGCTGCAACCAAAATCCCGACCTCTGCCATGATGACTGATGGCGATGATGTCTCAGTTTGGCGAGTGAACAGTGATGGTATTGTTGAAAAAGTCGCGATCGTGATTGATGAAAAACGTCATATTGTCTCTGGCCTAAACGACGGCGACCGCATCGTAACTTCTGGTGTGAATGGCCTTGAATCCGGCATTAAGGTTCGAGAGTGGATCAAGGAAAGGGGGCTATAACATGAGTGCATTTAAATTAGCGACAGGACTGTCATGTTTAGCTTTACTTACTGCTTGTGGAGAAAAGCCTCAAGTAGAAGCCGAGAACATTCCATTAGTTAAAGCAATTGAGATTTCAGTATTAGATTTCAATGACAAACTCTATTTCCCAGCTGTTGCCAATGCGGCGGAAAAAGCACATCTGAGCTTTCGTGTGGCGGGCGAGATATACAGGCTCGATGTTAAAGAGGGCGAACGAGTTGAAGCTGGGGATGTGATTGCTGAGCTTGACCCTACGGACTATCAATTGGACGTTGATAATGCTCAAGCTCGATATACCGTGGTGAATAGCCAGTTCAGGCGTTCAAAACCGCTAGTGAAAAAGGGCTTACTCGCGAAGTCTCAGTTTGATGAGATTGCCGCTCAACGTCAGATTGCATACGCCGAGTTAGAACTGGCGAAGCTTCGCTTGTCTTTCACTAAGCTCAAAGCTCCCGTTGATGGCATCATTTCCCGTGTCAGTGTCGACCAATTTGAAAACATTCAAGTAGGTCAGCAAATCGTGAATATTCACAGCGTTGAGGATGTTGAGGTCGTGATTCAGCTACCTGATCAAATCTACGTGAATCAACCTAGCGAAACCATCCTTGAAAATGTGACGGCCTTGGTGCGAGTTCCAAGTGGCAATGAGTACCCAGCTGGCATTAAAGAGTTCACAACAGAGCCAGATCCAAGCACCGGAACCTTTACCGTGACCTTGGCACTACCGATGCCCGAAGACGATCTGATTCTGGACGGTATGGCGGTCGACGTTACCTCACATGGTCGAGATATTGGCTTAGAACTGAAAGCCGGTGTTTTAGTGCCTATTGAGGCGGTATTCAATGCTGACGGCGATGAACTGACTCGTAAGAACTCATTCGTTTGGGTCATTAATGACGACAGCACAGTTTCAAAGCAGAAAGTGGTATTAGGCAAAGCCAACCAGAAAACGTTGCAAATAATCAAAGGATTAGATATGGGGCAACATATAGTTGTAGCGGGCGTATCGCGATTGCGAGATGGGATGACAGTGGAAGTATTATCTCAGGAGGCGAACAATGAGTGAAGCAAATAACAAGCCCCAGAATGACGCTCAGCAGGGTGATGACCAGATCACGGGTGTAGCGGCTTACTTTATTCGCAATAAAGTCATCAGTTGGATGCTCTCGTTGATCTTCCTGATTGGGGGTGTTTCTGCCTTCTTTGGTTTGGGGCGTCTAGAAGACCCGGCCTTTACCATCAAAGATGCCATGGTTGTCACCTCTTATCCAGGTGCGACACCTCAGCAAGTAGAAGAGGAAGTAACCTATCCATTAGAGAAAGCAATCCAACAACTCACCTATGTTGATGAGGTTAACTCTATCTCCAGTCGTGGCCTGTCTCAGGTTACGGTAACGATGAAGAACAACTATGGCCCAGACGATCTGCCACAGATTTGGGATGAACTTCGTCGAAAAGTGAATGACTTGAAAGTGTCACTGCCGCCTGGTGTGAACGACCCACAAGTCATTGATGATTTTGGTGATGTTTACGGTATTTTGCTCGCGGTAACCGGTGATGGCTACAGCTACAAAGAGCTGTTGGACTATATCGATTATTTAAGGCGTGAGCTGGAACTGGTTGATGGGGTCAGTAAAGTTTCTGTTTCTGGTCAGCAGCAAGAGCAAGTATTCATCGAAATCTCGATGAAGCGGATCAGCTCTTTGGGTATCTCGCCAAACACGGTATTTAATCTTTTATCGACTCAAAACATTGTTTCCAGTGCGGGTGCGGTGAGAATTGGTGACGAATACATTCGTATCCATCCTACGGGCGAGTTCCAGAACGTAGAGCAATTGGGTGATTTGATCCTAACCGAAGGTGGCGCTCAAGGCCTCATCTACCTAAAAGATGTGGCAGAGGTAACCCGTGGTTATGTTGAAGTACCAACTAACATTATTGGCTACAACGGCAAACTAGCACTTAACCTTGGTGTGTCCTTTGCGCAAGGCGTAAACGTGGTCGCGGTGGGTGAAGCGTTTGACCGCAGACTTGCTGAATTGAAATACCAACAGCCAGTTGGCATCGACATTTCAGAGGTCTATAACCAACCGAAGGAAGTAGATAAATCAGTAAGCGGCTTTGTGGTGAGCTTGGGGCAGGCGGTTGCGATCGTAATCGTGGTGCTGCTGTTCTTCATGGGTCTGCGTTCCGGTCTGTTGATTGGCTTGATACTGCTACTGACCGTGTTTGGTACCTTCATTTTTATGCAGTACTTCAAAATCGATCTACAACGTATCTCACTGGGTGCATTGGTTATAGCACTGGGGATGCTGGTGGATAACGCCATAGTGGTGGTCGAAGGGATATTGATCGGCACGCAGAAGGGGCGAACCCGGATGCAGGCCGCGACTGATATCGTAACTCAGACCAAATGGCCATTGCTCGGTGCAACGGTTATCGCGGTAACGGCATTTGCGCCTATCGGTTTGTCTGAAGACTCGACGGGTGAGTACTGTGGCACCTTGTTCACGGTTCTACTTATCTCGCTAATGTTGAGCTGGTTTACGGCTATCTCAATTACGCCATTCTTTGCCGATATCTTCTTTAAAGGTCAGAAGGTCGATGCAGATAATGAGGGCAAAGATCCGTATAACGGGATGGTCTTTGTTATCTATAAGAACTTTTTAGAGTTCTGTATGAAGCGTGCATGGTTGACGATGGCTGTGTTAGTCATAGGTCTAGGTGCGAGTGTTTACGGTTTTGGTTTCGTAAAACAAGCTTTCTTCCCATCGTCGACAACACCGATGTTCCAAGTCGATGTGTGGATGCCAGAAGGTACCGATATTCGAGCAACCAACACCAAGCTTAAAGTGCTAGAAGGTTGGCTGGCTGAACAGGACGAAGTAGAACATATCACGACGACTGCAGGTAAAGGCTTGCAACGTTTCATGCTAACTTACGCACCTGAGAAAAGTTATAGCGCTTACGGCGAGATAACGGTTCGTGTGAAAAGTTACGAAGTGCTTGAAGGGTTAATGAAGCGCTTCCGTGATCACGTAGATGGTCAGTTCCCTGAGATCGACTACAAGCTAAAACAGATTGAGTTAGGTCCTGGTGGCGGTGCGAAGATTGAGGCTCGTATTGTAGGTTCTGATCCAACGGTATTACGTTCAATCGCAGCACAAGTGATGGATGTAATGCGCGCTGATAGCGGAGCGTTTAACGTCCGCCACAACTGGCGTGAAAGAACTAAGGTACTAGAGCCTCAATTCAACGAAAGCCAAGCTCGTCGTTACGGTATCACTAAGTCTGATGTTGATGATTTCCTCGCGATGTCTTTCTCTGGTAAGTCGATAGGTGTGTACCGTGATGGTACAACGCTGATGCCGATCGTGGCTCGTTTACCAGAAGATGAGCGTGTCGATATTCGTAACATCGAAGGTATGAAGATCTGGAGCCCTGCGTTAAGTGAATACATTCCACTGCAACAAGTGACTTTGGGTTATGAGTTGGAATGGGAAGATCCACTGATCATTCGTAAGAATCGTAAGCGTATGCTGACAGTCATGGCGGATCCTGACCTACTGGGCGAAGAAACCGCTTCTACACTACAGAAGCGCCTACAGCCACAAATAGAAGCGATTGAGATGCCACCGGGTTATTCTCTTGAGTGGGGTGGTGAGTATGAGTCATCTGCGGATGCGCAGGCGTCACTATTCACAACCATGCCTCTTGGCTACTTGTTCATGTTCTTGATCACCGTGTTCCTGTTTAACTCAGTAAAAGAGCCGCTGATCGTATGGTTAACGGTACCACTGGCTTTAATCGGTGTAACGACTGGCTTGTTGGCCTTAAACACCCCGTTTGGCTTTATGGCTCTGTTAGGCTTCTTGAGTCTATCCGGGATGCTTTTGAAGAACGGTATCGTACTGCTTGACCAAATCGAGATTGAGATGAAGTCAGGTAAGGATCCTTATGTTGCTGTTGTTGATGCTGCACTAAGTCGTGTTCGCCCGGTATGTATGGCAGCGATTACGACGATTCTAGGTATGATTCCTTTGTTGCCTGATATTTTCTTCAAGCCAATGGCTGTTACCATTATGTTTGGTTTGGGTTTTGCGACGGTACTGACGCTTATCGTTGTACCGGTACTGTACCGCCTGTTCCATAAAATTGACGTAGCGTAACTCTAATTTACTTTTGAGCTAATGCCCCTAACTGGGGCATTATTTTTATGTACTTTTATACCAATCGTAGTAAATAACTGGTCATCCTAGCTGGTTAAAACGCTCAATAACTGCGTTAGAAATTTTGATTGTAGAATAACTACTTATCGGAAATTTCGGCCTTGTTCTTAAGCCTTTTTCCTGCGCTATTTATGATCACTTACTTACTGTGATTGGTATTACTTAAGTGAGATTATCGAAATGGAAGCGAATACCGTGGAAAGAACCTGTGCATGGGCACTTAAACACGAACTTGAAAGGGAATACCACGATACGGAGTGGGGCGTACCTGTCTACGATGACCAAGTGTTGTTTGAATTCATCACTTTGGAGGGTGCTCAAGCGGGTCTGAGTTGGATTACTATACTGAAAAAACGAGAAGGCTATCGCGCGGCATTTGAGAACTACGACTTACACAAATTAGCCGAGCTCGATGAAGATAATGTACCCAATATCATTGAAAATTTTGATGTGGTTAGGCATAAGGGCAAGATTGCTTCCGTGTACAACAATGCTCGTGCAGCGCTGGAGCTTCAAAAGGAGTTCGGCTCTTTATCAAATGCCTTGTGGCAATTTGTTGATAATAAGGTGATCGATAATCAGTGGACAGAGATGTCACAAGTCCCTGCTTCTACTGAGCAATCTAAAGCCATGAGTAAGTTTTTAAAAAAGAGAGGCTTTAAGTTTGTAGGTGAAACAATCTGTTACGCGTTCATGCAAGCTACCGGTATGGTTAATGACCATATGGTGTGTTGTCCTTACAAATAAAAGTATTATTTAGCGTCGCGAAATAATTGCTCGAAAATTGGAAAATTCACTAGCCATTTATAAACTATTCAATATTATATGCGACCGAGTTTAAAGATAGAAAACGATAGTGAAACAACAAAACTACCAAATATGTGATGCTAGTTATGATCCCTTGCTTAGGCAGTTTGTGCGTGAAGATGGACACGTAGAAACTATCGCGCCACTTGAAGGTAAGGTATTCCTATTCTTGCTTGAAAATGTTGGCGAGTGCATCGAACGAGGTCTGATATTTGATAGATGCTGGGGCAATGTGATTGTCTCGGAACAAGCGCTTACCAATGTAATTTCAAAGATCAGAAAAACACTATCTAGGGTAACCTGTGGCTGCGCAACGATCCGCACTGTCAGTAAAACCGGCTATTCTCTTGAAATCGACGAGTCGAAAAAGACAAGTTCAAAAAAACAAGCTACGCCTCAAGCAGACCTTGGTGAAGCCCAGTCTGCATCTGTGGCGAGTATGATAGCAAAGCCTGCTATTAAAGAAGTGTCGATTGCACCAGCAAATAAACCATCCACGACAAGCCAAGAGCCTGAAGAGAACTCGTCGACTATCACTTCGGACCCTATAACTTCAAATCAAGCGTACGGTTCGGTTGTACCTGGCTTATCAAGTATTACTAGCAATAAACACGCTATTAAAGCTGGTTATATAGTCGCACTTATTTGTGTTCTCGTTACAGCGTTCAACCTATTTCAAACTTACTACAAGCCAACGCCTTACTTTATTGATAAGTCGGAATATCGTGATAGTTACACAGACAATACTAACCACTATTTTTTCCATATTGTTCATGGAGATTCCTATTCGCTACCAGCGATAACAGAAAAGCTGACCAGTGTGATACCTAGTCACTGCAACGTGGATGTGTTTGTTCGTATTTATCCATCTGTCGACCAACCAGAGAGCGATGCTTTGTACATGTTAGTTCAAAGGAAGGATGGCGAGGCTCTCAATTACGGGGCGACGATTTTCAATGTAGAGACGTCTTTTGACTCATTTGCCGCTCATATGGAAAAGAGGAGCTACTTTTGCGATTAATTGGCTTACTCATTTTATTGGTAATAGCTTCGGCGAGCTTTTTTCTAGACCAAAATGCACTGGCGGGCACTCGATGGCATTGTAAAACGCTAAAAACGGATTTCTTATCTCAGGCATATCAACCTTATCAATCGCTTTATGAGCGTATGAGCATTACTTTTCAGTCTGACCAAACTTTTAGCATGAGAGAGTTTGTGGCGATCACTGAGAAAGACGGCACCGAAGGCACAATGGAAAACCTTTATTCTGGTTACTATGGTTTGGACGGGGATCATTTGTCGATGAGCATTATTGACGTGAGAACCGCCACTCCGTTTCATGATCCGATCATTAACCAGGAATACAGTGAGTACAAAGGAGTGACCATTGATTACTCGATTTTAGAGCAGGAGCAGTCCCTATATCTGTTTAATGAACACCGCTCTGAAATCTTTAATTGGACATGCTACCAAGTTCAATAATGAATTACGAAGCACTGTGCGTTAGTTGTGGAGTTATAGGCTGCTGATGCGCGGAACTGAAAAAGGCAGGAATATCCTGCCTTTTTTGTATGTTGAATATACCGTTTCTAGCTAAACTAGAGCGCTGTAGCGATCCAACCCTGCCTCTAGATCTGCAATCAAATCATCAACATCTTCTAAGCCGATATGTACGCGAATTAAAGTACCGTCGAAGCTTGGATTCGCTACTGTTCTTAGGCTGTTAAAGCTGCTCGGCTCGTTCGCTAGAATTAAGCTCTCAAATCCACCCCATGAGTAACCCATGCTGAAGTGTTTCATACCATCAAGCAGCGCTGTGGTTGCTTGTGTATTCGTATTCTTTAGCACAAACGAGAACAGGCCATTACCACCGGTGAAGTCTCGTTTAAAGAATTCATGACCTGGGCATGATTCAAGAGCTGGGTGACGAACGTGGTCTACTTCAGGTCGAGTTTCTAACCACTTCGCGACTTTTAAACTGCTTTCCGCATGTTGGCGTAGTCGCACATCTAAGGTACGAATGCCGCGCAGGCCAAGGTAAGCGTCATCTGGTGAAACACATTGGCCCATTAAGTAGCTTTGTTCTCTTAATTGATCCCAGCACTTCTCGTTGGCAACGGCAGTACCTAACATCACATCAGAGTGACCGACGATGTATTTAGTCGCCGCTTGAATTGAGATATCAACACCAAAATCAAATGGAGAGAAATTAACACCAGCAGCCCACGTGTTGTCTAACATCACGATGATGTCATGCTCGTGAGCAATACGCGCGAGTGTAGGGACATCCTGAACTTCCATGGTGATTGAACCCGGAGACTCGGTAAATAACACCTTGGTATTTGGCTTGATAAGCTCTTTGATGCCTTCGCCAATTGTTGGTTCGTAGTAGGTGGTTTCTACGCCCATCTTTTTCATG
Encoded here:
- a CDS encoding efflux RND transporter periplasmic adaptor subunit, whose translation is MYRASLVLLTALAGLSGCGKELPPVPEPESRPAKLFTVSVGNNAFERNFPATTEAGDRAVLAFRVPGLLQSIDVTAGQHVSKGDKLAMLNPDEYQLLEKQAKANFQLADVQYQRAIKLRKDRVVSEQDFDQAKANHNSARAMLNQANANLRYTTLVAPYDGTISIIPAENHEYIAAKEGVMNIQTNQILKVVFLLPDQLITRFSSGFETDATMVFDAFPENSYVLTFQEVDTEADPKTGSYKVTMVMERPTDIGILPGMSGTVNLVSAQAAATKIPTSAMMTDGDDVSVWRVNSDGIVEKVAIVIDEKRHIVSGLNDGDRIVTSGVNGLESGIKVREWIKERGL
- a CDS encoding efflux RND transporter periplasmic adaptor subunit, yielding MSAFKLATGLSCLALLTACGEKPQVEAENIPLVKAIEISVLDFNDKLYFPAVANAAEKAHLSFRVAGEIYRLDVKEGERVEAGDVIAELDPTDYQLDVDNAQARYTVVNSQFRRSKPLVKKGLLAKSQFDEIAAQRQIAYAELELAKLRLSFTKLKAPVDGIISRVSVDQFENIQVGQQIVNIHSVEDVEVVIQLPDQIYVNQPSETILENVTALVRVPSGNEYPAGIKEFTTEPDPSTGTFTVTLALPMPEDDLILDGMAVDVTSHGRDIGLELKAGVLVPIEAVFNADGDELTRKNSFVWVINDDSTVSKQKVVLGKANQKTLQIIKGLDMGQHIVVAGVSRLRDGMTVEVLSQEANNE
- a CDS encoding efflux RND transporter permease subunit, which encodes MSEANNKPQNDAQQGDDQITGVAAYFIRNKVISWMLSLIFLIGGVSAFFGLGRLEDPAFTIKDAMVVTSYPGATPQQVEEEVTYPLEKAIQQLTYVDEVNSISSRGLSQVTVTMKNNYGPDDLPQIWDELRRKVNDLKVSLPPGVNDPQVIDDFGDVYGILLAVTGDGYSYKELLDYIDYLRRELELVDGVSKVSVSGQQQEQVFIEISMKRISSLGISPNTVFNLLSTQNIVSSAGAVRIGDEYIRIHPTGEFQNVEQLGDLILTEGGAQGLIYLKDVAEVTRGYVEVPTNIIGYNGKLALNLGVSFAQGVNVVAVGEAFDRRLAELKYQQPVGIDISEVYNQPKEVDKSVSGFVVSLGQAVAIVIVVLLFFMGLRSGLLIGLILLLTVFGTFIFMQYFKIDLQRISLGALVIALGMLVDNAIVVVEGILIGTQKGRTRMQAATDIVTQTKWPLLGATVIAVTAFAPIGLSEDSTGEYCGTLFTVLLISLMLSWFTAISITPFFADIFFKGQKVDADNEGKDPYNGMVFVIYKNFLEFCMKRAWLTMAVLVIGLGASVYGFGFVKQAFFPSSTTPMFQVDVWMPEGTDIRATNTKLKVLEGWLAEQDEVEHITTTAGKGLQRFMLTYAPEKSYSAYGEITVRVKSYEVLEGLMKRFRDHVDGQFPEIDYKLKQIELGPGGGAKIEARIVGSDPTVLRSIAAQVMDVMRADSGAFNVRHNWRERTKVLEPQFNESQARRYGITKSDVDDFLAMSFSGKSIGVYRDGTTLMPIVARLPEDERVDIRNIEGMKIWSPALSEYIPLQQVTLGYELEWEDPLIIRKNRKRMLTVMADPDLLGEETASTLQKRLQPQIEAIEMPPGYSLEWGGEYESSADAQASLFTTMPLGYLFMFLITVFLFNSVKEPLIVWLTVPLALIGVTTGLLALNTPFGFMALLGFLSLSGMLLKNGIVLLDQIEIEMKSGKDPYVAVVDAALSRVRPVCMAAITTILGMIPLLPDIFFKPMAVTIMFGLGFATVLTLIVVPVLYRLFHKIDVA
- a CDS encoding DNA-3-methyladenine glycosylase I, which gives rise to MEANTVERTCAWALKHELEREYHDTEWGVPVYDDQVLFEFITLEGAQAGLSWITILKKREGYRAAFENYDLHKLAELDEDNVPNIIENFDVVRHKGKIASVYNNARAALELQKEFGSLSNALWQFVDNKVIDNQWTEMSQVPASTEQSKAMSKFLKKRGFKFVGETICYAFMQATGMVNDHMVCCPYK